Proteins encoded together in one Thermodesulfobacteriota bacterium window:
- a CDS encoding sigma-70 family RNA polymerase sigma factor: protein MTSDHALLENYRNGDEGALSELLDRYQRPLYGFIYRMVGNHADTADLCQKSFFQAFRKAGTFEWRSNFKTWLYRIAVNLTRNHIRSLKRDPTVPFPNHRPLEEVPAATPATDPVVSGEEKKLLRTAIEGLPEKQRTTLMLKVYQELTFEEVAGVMGCPVGTAKANYHHALSSLRKRLKG, encoded by the coding sequence ATGACTTCCGACCATGCTCTGCTCGAAAACTACAGAAACGGGGACGAGGGGGCCCTCAGCGAGCTCCTCGACCGCTACCAGAGGCCGCTCTACGGCTTCATCTACCGAATGGTCGGGAACCACGCGGACACCGCCGACCTCTGCCAGAAAAGCTTTTTCCAGGCCTTCAGGAAGGCTGGCACCTTCGAATGGCGTTCGAACTTCAAGACCTGGCTCTACCGTATCGCCGTGAACCTAACGCGGAACCACATCCGCTCCTTGAAGCGGGACCCCACGGTGCCCTTTCCGAACCACCGGCCGCTTGAGGAGGTACCCGCGGCCACCCCGGCCACGGACCCCGTCGTATCCGGGGAGGAGAAGAAACTCTTACGCACGGCCATAGAGGGGCTTCCGGAAAAACAGAGGACGACGCTTATGCTAAAGGTCTACCAGGAGCTTACGTTCGAAGAGGTTGCCGGGGTAATGGGATGCCCGGTGGGGACCGCGAAGGCCAACTACCACCACGCGCTCTCGTCGCTTAGAAAAAGGTTAAAGGGGTAA
- a CDS encoding zf-HC2 domain-containing protein, whose protein sequence is MDCKDIEILLSNAAAGELRDGELRDGELSEDERLKLDAHLSGCPRCREEFSRLKETLGKLKTLPTPEPPDGFWPELQSAILKELRAEDGNPTHPVRKRPRAVPRWMQGFAIAATVAALVVAGALFTGKNGVRPDLPIVTIEELLYAEPSLPALFQDEGLEILDEIDYADAGLSDPYYGLFELDTDELESIYEGIEDITYGSYLTA, encoded by the coding sequence ATGGACTGTAAGGATATCGAGATACTCCTATCAAACGCCGCCGCCGGGGAACTCCGTGACGGAGAACTCCGTGACGGAGAACTCTCGGAAGACGAACGGCTGAAGCTCGACGCTCACCTCTCGGGCTGCCCCCGCTGTCGCGAGGAATTTTCCCGCTTGAAAGAGACGCTTGGGAAGCTAAAGACCCTGCCGACACCTGAGCCGCCCGACGGGTTCTGGCCCGAGCTTCAAAGCGCTATACTGAAAGAGCTCAGGGCCGAGGATGGAAACCCCACACACCCCGTCCGCAAGCGACCCCGAGCCGTGCCGCGCTGGATGCAGGGCTTTGCTATAGCGGCCACGGTCGCAGCACTGGTCGTCGCCGGGGCCCTCTTTACCGGGAAAAACGGCGTGCGCCCCGACCTCCCCATAGTTACAATCGAAGAGCTCCTCTACGCGGAGCCCTCTCTCCCGGCGCTCTTTCAAGACGAAGGGCTGGAGATACTCGACGAGATAGACTACGCGGATGCAGGGCTCTCGGACCCCTACTATGGTCTCTTCGAGCTCGATACCGACGAGCTTGAGAGCATATACGAGGGAATAGAGGATATAACCTACGGGTCGTACTTAACGGCTTAA
- a CDS encoding peroxidase-related enzyme (This protein belongs to a clade of uncharacterized proteins related to peroxidases such as the alkylhydroperoxidase AhpD.) encodes MARIEPVRTEAASSEVREVLDEIEKTFGMVPNLFRTSAHHPPLLKANWEKVKAVMMRGELTRKTKEAIAVLVSKDNSCDYCVTAHVSVLRSMGVTQGEVEKILSKVEKAGFTEKELALIEFARKANRAPLDITELEFEELKGAGATDAEIVEALGVMELYTAFNKFLDSLGVEVDF; translated from the coding sequence ATGGCGAGGATAGAGCCAGTTCGGACGGAGGCGGCTTCCTCCGAGGTAAGGGAAGTCCTGGACGAGATCGAAAAAACGTTCGGTATGGTGCCGAACCTCTTCAGGACCAGCGCCCACCACCCGCCGCTCCTTAAGGCCAACTGGGAGAAGGTAAAGGCCGTCATGATGCGGGGTGAGCTTACGCGGAAGACCAAGGAGGCCATAGCCGTACTTGTCTCGAAGGACAATTCGTGCGACTACTGCGTCACCGCCCACGTCTCGGTACTTAGGTCCATGGGTGTCACGCAAGGAGAGGTCGAGAAGATACTGAGCAAGGTCGAAAAGGCCGGCTTTACGGAAAAGGAGCTCGCGCTTATAGAGTTCGCCCGCAAGGCCAACCGCGCCCCGCTCGATATAACGGAGCTGGAGTTCGAGGAGCTAAAGGGGGCGGGTGCCACGGACGCCGAGATAGTCGAGGCCCTCGGGGTGATGGAGCTCTATACGGCCTTCAACAAGTTCCTGGATTCCCTCGGCGTGGAGGTGGACTTTTAG
- a CDS encoding ester cyclase, which yields MSGSTQKASKDLIRRWFEEVWNKRNEKAVDEMLAEPCSVHGLGDEICCPDDFKRYHREMNAAISDIHMTVDKLVSEGEDICGIMTVSGVHRATGKPFTVKGAFLSTVRDGKIVNAENVIDFMPMFTAIGLMSEKSLADALTGGEL from the coding sequence ATGTCCGGTTCTACACAGAAAGCTTCGAAGGACTTGATAAGAAGGTGGTTTGAGGAGGTCTGGAACAAGAGGAATGAAAAGGCGGTAGACGAGATGCTGGCCGAACCCTGCAGTGTCCACGGCCTCGGCGACGAGATCTGCTGCCCCGACGACTTCAAGCGTTACCACAGGGAGATGAACGCGGCCATAAGCGATATCCATATGACCGTCGATAAGCTGGTATCGGAGGGAGAGGATATCTGCGGTATTATGACCGTAAGCGGCGTTCATAGGGCAACGGGCAAGCCCTTTACCGTAAAGGGCGCCTTCCTGAGTACGGTTCGTGACGGAAAGATTGTTAACGCCGAAAACGTGATCGACTTTATGCCCATGTTTACCGCAATCGGTCTTATGTCCGAGAAATCCCTTGCCGACGCCCTTACCGGAGGTGAGTTGTAA